One stretch of Euphorbia lathyris chromosome 7, ddEupLath1.1, whole genome shotgun sequence DNA includes these proteins:
- the LOC136201105 gene encoding proteasome subunit beta type-4-like gives MGSEPAKLLGPDSAAERTLYPYVTGTSVVALKFKDGILMASDMGGSYGSTLRYKSVERIKPIGKHSLLGASGEMSDYQEILRYLDELILYDNMWDDGNSLGPKEVHNYLTRVMYNRRNKFNPLWNSLVLGGVKNGQKYLGMVSMIGVNFEDNHVATGFGNHLARPILRDEWHENLSFEDGVKLLEKCMRVLLYRDRSAVNKLQIAKITEEGVTISPPYALKTFWGFSAFQNPTAGAEGSW, from the exons ATGGGCTCTGAACCTGCCAAGCTTTTGGGGCCTGACTCAGCTGCTGAAAGAACACT GTACCCTTATGTGACAGGGACGTCTGTGGTTGCTTTGAAGTTTAAGGATGGCATTTTGATGGCTTCTGATATGGGCG GATCTTATGGATCCACCTTGCGATACAAGAGTGTGGAGCGAATTAAGCCCATTGGAAAGCATTCTCTTCTTGGTGCTAGTGGAGAAATGAGTGATTATCAGGAGATTTTACGCTACCTTGATGAGCTAAT CCTATATGACAATATGTGGGACGATGGCAACTCTTTGGGTCCTAAAGAGGTGCACAACTACTTGACAAGGGTGATGTATAATAGGCGCAACAAGTTCAATCCATTGTGGAATTCTCTTGTTCTTGGTGGAGTGAAAAATGGACAGAAGTATCTTGGCATG GTCTCTATGATAGGAGTAAACTTTGAGGACAATCATGTAGCAACTGGATTTGGTAATCACCTTGCAAGGCCAATACTTCGTGATGAATGGCACGAGAATCTGAGTTTTGAAGATGGTGTTAAGTTACTGGAGAAGTGCATGCGTGTGCTCCTATATCGTGATAGATCTGCTGTGAACAAGCTTCAG ATAGCTAAAATTACTGAAGAAGGTGTAACGATTTCACCTCCCTATGCATTGAAGACCTTCTGGGGATTCTCTGCATTCCAGAATCCAACTGCAGGTGCTGAAGGTTCATGGTAG
- the LOC136234825 gene encoding gibberellin-regulated protein 11-like: MGISKLLLSSLLFSLLLLHFAHATVNSNQPSPYTPLAKIDCGSACSGRCQLSSRPNLCKRACGTCCARCNCVPPGTAGNYDVCPCYASLTTHGGKRKCP; the protein is encoded by the exons ATGGGTATCTCCAAACTTCTACTTTCTTCActtctcttctctcttcttctcctccATTTTGCTCATGCCACG GTAAACTCAAATCAACCATCGCCTTATACTCCTCTTGCCAAAATcg aTTGTGGAAGCGCATGTAGTGGCAGGTGTCAGTTATCATCAAGGCCAAATCTATGCAAGAGAGCATGCGGAACTTGCTGTGCACGCTGCAACTGTGTACCACCGGGTACTGCCGGTAACTATGACGTTTGCCCTTGCTACGCCTCTCTCACCACCCACGGTGGCAAACGCAAGTGCCCTTGA